The DNA region TTTTGCGTGAATTATGCTCTAATCCACACTATACAGAGTATTTGCAATCGCGCAAAAATCATCAAGAAATTATGATTGGTTATTCTGATTCAAGTAAAGATGGCGGTATTTTTACTAGCAATTATTCTTTGCGTAAAGCAATTAATAATTTAATTGTTTTAGAAGAAGAGTTAAAGATAAAATTTCGTCTTTTCCACGGGCGTGGAGGGAGTGTTAGCCGTGGAGGTGGAGCGCTAGAGGATGCCTTGCTTTCTGCGCCAGATAATAGTGTGGCAGGATTTTTGAAAACAACTGAACAAGGAGAAGTGATTAGTGAGAAATATTTAAATCCCAAAAAGGCGGAATTTAGTTTTGCAAGTGCTTTGGCAAATTTGTTAAAAAAATCGGTGTATGACAAATATGGAACAAATAAGCAAGTTTGCAATCGTGATTTTGAGGGTATTATGCAAAAGATTAGCGAAGAATCATTTAAAGCTTATAGGAATCTTGTCTATGAAACAGAGGGGTTTATTGAGTATTTCAAATCTGCAACGCCTATTGAGTTTATCCAGCAGCTAAATATTGGATCACGCCCATCAAAGCGCAAGAATACACAAAATGTAGAAGATTTACGAGCGATTCCTTGGGTGTTTGCTTGGACGCAAAATAGGGCAATTATTCCAGCGTGGTATGGGCTTGGAAGTGGGTTAGAGTTAGCTAGTGCAAGGTTTGATAAAGAAATTTTGAGAAATTGTTATAAAGAAGATTTATTTTTTAAAACTACAATTGATAATATTTCACAAGCTTTTTTAAAAGTGGATTTAGAGATTGCAAAGTATTATAATAAGTTTGTGGAAAATAGTGAGCTTAGAGAGAAAATTTGGCAAAAGATTAAAAATGAATATCATTTAACGCTGAAGTGGTTGTTGTATGTGCGTGGAGAAGAAACATTGCTTGAAACACAAAAACATATTCAAAAGTCTATTTTATTGCGAAAATCTTTTTTAACAAGTCTTAATTTCTTTCAACTTTATTTAATGGAGCAATACAAAGATGCGACTTATGCAGAACAAAAACAAAGGATTGCTAAACAAATTATTACTACTATTGTAGGAATTGCACAAGGCATTAGAAATACAGGTTGATTAAAAGTAGCTAAAATCTATTTTAATAGATTTTAGCCCTCTTTTATTTTGCTATTTCATCAATGGCATTAAGGGCATTTAAGCTTTTTGGATAGCCTATGTATGGGACTAAAGCAGTGACTACTGCGATGAGCTTTGTTTTGTCATTTCCCATATTTAAATTTCCTTGTATATGGGCTTTGACTTGAGGTTCTACTCCCCCCATAGAGATTAGATAAACAAAGGTTATAAGCTCTCTAAAAGCCAGATCCAATCCTTTTCGCGTGTAATAATCGCCAAAGCAATTTGCACTTAAAAATTCATTGATATGTTTTTTATGAACAGGTGTGGAATCATACCTTTTTTCTATGGCTGTACCAAAGATATTTTTTTGTATTTCAAAACCTTTTTCTCTGCGATTTTGTTGGTTAGTGGTGCTTTGAGATTCTAAAGGTAGTTTTACTCCTTGTTGTTTAAAGATTTTGTTTGTAATGACTAAAGCATCTGCTACCTTTGCTATCCCAACATAGGGGGTGGCTTGGTAAATAATTTCTTTAATTGCTATGGGATTTATTTTACTCTTTAAAGTTGCCTTTAACATAATCTCAAATTCTTCTTTTGCAGATAGGGCTACTAGAGAAGCTAGAATAAGCAAAAGTCTTTCATTTTCTTTTAAATTTGACTTTTGCCAAACTTCATCAAAAGCAAAATTGGCATAATTGGTAAAAAATTCTAAATCCTCTTTTGGTAAGGCACTAGTGCCAAAAAGTTTTTGTAAATTTTCTTTAGCTTGTGGTGTTAGGGTATTCATATTCTCTCCTTTAGATAAATTTAAAGAATAATTTCTTTCTTCAATTTCTGTAGAAAAAAGATGTGTTCCTAAAGAACTCAATGTGGTTGCACCAAGTAAAATTTTACTTGAAGTCTTTAAAAAGTCTCTACGCGATTCTTTGTTGTCTTGTTTTGTTTGATTTGGCATTGTTGTTTCCTTATTGTTGTTGTTTCTAAGAATCCTATTAAACTAGGATTTTGTATTATAAAAGATGAGAGTTAGTCTAAGTCAAGAGAGAAAGAGTTTTTTTAATGGTTTTTTACAAAATTATTTTAAACCCCATTGTCTTTTGTATTGCTTTATTCTTTTTGCGTTAAGAAGGAGATAGATTCTACAAGCAATGATGAGACATATTGTAATAATGAGTGCTAAAGGTAGTGGGCTATTTGCTTCTAAATAACTTACAACAAAGGAAATTCCTCCAGCTAAAGTAAATTGAATCGCGCCAAGTATTGCAGAAGCACTACCGGAATTTTCTTTGAATCTAGCCATTGCTAAAGTGGTGGTATTAGGGATAATAAATCCAAGCATTCCAATCATAAAAAAGAGTAAAATCTCAAAAACCAAAAATCCTAAATCAAAAAAACCAGCAATGGTAAGTAAAAGTGCGATTCCAAACATTGTAGTAAAAGAAAATGGCAAGACATAATAAGGCGAATAGCGACGCACGATTCTAGCATTGATATTGGCAAATATCATAAAGTTTGCTGCGTTGATACCAAAAAGAATCCCATAGCTTTTCTCACTCAAACCATAATAATCTATAAAAACATACGATGATCCAGTGATATAGGCAAATATTGTAGCCATAGCAAAGCTAGAGGAAAAAACATAGATTTTAAAGCGGCGATCTTTGAGTATTTTGATATAGTTGTTAAAAATTTCTTTAGAGTTAAATTTAAGAGAAGCTGTATTTTCTTTTATGTTATTAAGTCCTAAAAAAATAAGAAGAAGCAAAAAGATTCCAAGCCCAAACAATACCGCAAAAATACTTTTCCACGAAAAATAATCTAGCAAAATACTTCCAAGTCCTGGTGAGAGCATTGGAACTAAAGAAGAAATAACCATCATAAGAGCAAAAACGCTTGCAGCTTCTTTAAGTTCGAAGTTATCATTCACAATTGCCCTTGCAATAACTACACCAGCGCAACCCCCTAGAGCTTCTAAAAAGCGAAAAAAGATAAAGGTGTAAATGGAATCAAAGCTAATACACGCAAGGCTTGAGAGTATAAAAAGTAAGATTCCCAAATAAAGTGGTTTTTTGCGCCCATAAATATCGCTAAGCGGTCCATAAAGTAATTGTCCTAGTGCAAAAGCAATGAAAAAACTTGCTAAAGAAAGCTGTGTATAAAAAGAGTTTGTAGAAAATGATTTTTGCACTTCTCCTAGGGCAGGCAAATACATATCTGTAGAAAGAGGTGCAAGAGATGACATAAATGCCAAAATAATAATAAGATTGAATTTCTTAAATCCTTTTAAGCTAGTTTGCTTTTGCATAGTAATCCTTTTTGAAGTTTATAGGGTTTAAAAATGAGAAAATATAAAAATAGGGTTTATAAGAATAAGCTTCACAATTTTAGGTTAAATAATATAAAATTATAATTAAGTTTGCTTTGCAAAAAATAAGTAAAATATCCATAAGTTTGGCGCTAGAGAAATTAGCATTAGCAAAAGCAATAATAAGAAAATAAAAGAGGATTAGCAGATGGAGTATGTGGTTTTAATACTTGTTGTGACACTCGTTGCTTTGGTGGCGTGGGTTGTATTTCAAAAATATCATTTAGGTAAAGAGATTTGGAATCTAAAGACTCACTTAGAAGCTTTACAGAATCTTGAAGGGGAGCAAAGACAAAAGCTAGAAGCAATCACTCAAAGTTATTATGAATCTTTGCGAAACAATACAAAACTTCAAGGGCAATTAGAGCGAATGGAAGATTTGCAAAAAATCAATGTAGAACAAAAAGAAAAAATAGAAGAAATGACAATCCTTTATCAAAATACACTCGCCAAAAAGGCAGAAGCACAAACTCAACTTGAATCTCAAACAAAGCTTTTAAATTCTCTTGAACAAAAATACGCACAAAGCCTTGCTACTCTTAAAGCCGAGTTTGAACAATCAATTCAGAATCAATCACAGCGAATGTTAGAACAAAATAAACTTCATCTTATGGAGGATTCTAAAAAGATACTTGATTCCATCTTTTCTCCCGTGCAAGAAAGTCTAAAAGAGTATAAAGAAAGTTTGGTAGCCAATGAAATAAAACTAGAGACAAATATTAAAAATATGTTTGCTTATAGTCAAGAAATAGGGCAAAATGCTGATAAACTCGCGCAGATTCTAAAAGGAGATAAAAAAATCCGCGGAAATTTTGCAGAGATTCAACTTAAAAATGTGCTAGAGCATAGTGGATTAATAGAAGGGGAGCAATATAAACTTGAAGCACATTTTGTGCATGAGGGAAGTGGGTATCGTCCTGATGCGGTGGTATATTTGGATAAACAAAAGAGTATTATTATTGATTCTAAGTTTCCTTTGCCTAATGACTTTAGCTTTGAATTGCTAGATAGGAGTGTGTGTCAAGAGATTGCCCAAAATCTTAAAAATCGAATTGATGAACTTGCTAAAAAACCTTATGCTAATTTTGAGACTTACACTTATGAATTTGTGCTACTTTTTATCCCTTATCAAAATATCCTTGATCTTGCACTAAGCGTGGATAATGGAATTTATCAATATGCTTATTCAAAAAAGGTTTATCTCACTACTCCACATACGCTTTTTATGGCATTAAAGACCATTGAAGTTAGCTGGACTTACATTGAAAGTGATGAAAAAGTCATGAAGGCTTTGGGGGATATTAGAAACTTCTATGGGAAATTTGAAGGGATTGTGGAGGATTTTGAAAAGCTAAAAGCGCTCATTGGAAAACTGGGAAAACAAAGTGATGAAATGGAGGCTAAAATGATAAGTGGGCGAGGCAGTCTTGCATCAAGATTTCAAAAGCTTGGGGAAGTGGAAAAAAAGATTGGCAAAAAATTATTGGAATAGAATCGTAAGTGCATCAATGGCGCTTAAGAATTCTTTCTTAAAGTGAATCATAATGGCAGGAACAATAACAATTAAAACAGCAAAGGCAACAGCGATTTTTACAGGAAAACCGATGGCAAGAAGGTTAAATTGAGGGTGAGCTTTCATAATCATTCCAAAAATAATATCAGAAAGTAAAATGAGGGCAATAATAGGAAAAGACATAGTTAGTCCGATGACAAAAAGATTAGAAAAAGCTTTTATGATATAAGAAATATAATTATGAGAATATAAAAAGCCACCCAATGGAATCTCTTTAATGCTTTCTCCTACAAAATACAAAAATAAATGATGATAATCAAGTGCTAGAACAACCATCAAAGCAAGAAGTGTGAGAAGTTGCCCCACAATTGGTTTTTGTGCGCCTGTTACGGGATCATAGGCATTAGCAATGGTTAATCCCATAGCAAAAGAAATCACTTCTCCGCCAAAAGAAATCATTCCAAAAACAATTTGTAAGGCAAAGGAAGCCAAAAAACCTAGCATAATTTCGGTGATTCCTGCGATAATAAATTCTAAAATAGATAGATTGCTTGGTGGCATTGTTGTTACTAGTGGAAGAAACAAAATAGTTAGCCAAAAAATAAAAATACCTTTGATTTGTGTGCTAATGAGTTGATTTTCAAAAAAAGGAAAAAAGGCGATGATACCAGCAAATCGCAAAAGAAGCAAAAGGAAGTTGATAACATTCCCTTCAGTAAGATAGGCTAAAAACTCCATAATTGGATTATTCCAAAGTTTTTAGAGTTGCATTTTCTAGTTTATAGGAACGGGAGGCTTTATGCGCCAAAAGGGGATCGTGGGTAACAAAAATTAAGAGTGAATGATTGGAGCGCACATAAGCAAAAAGTGATTCCATTACATTCATAGCTGTTTCTCTATCAAGATTGCCTGTAGGCTCATCAGCAAAAATAATTTGTGGCTTTTTAGTTAGGATTCTAGCAATGGACAATCTCTGCTGTTGTCCGCCACTCAAAGCGCCGATATTGTGATCTAAAACCTGTTCAATCCCAAAGAGTTTAAGTAGGGATTTATCAATTTTTTCTCCACTTAAAAGCGACGCAACTTGCAGATTCTCATAAGCACTAAAGCCTAAAAAAAGATAGTGGGATTGAAAAATAATACCAATTTTTTTACGCCTTAGGGCTAAAAGTTCTTTTTGTGGGAGAGAATAAATGTTTAAATCAAAGAGAGAGACTTCACCATTTTGAGGCTTTAAAAATGAAGAAAGTAAGTGCAAAAGAGTGCTTTTTCCACTCCCACTTACACCCATTATGGAGATAATCTCACCTTCTTTAGCTCGGAAGTTAAGATTCTCTATAATTGGCTTTTCATAGCCAAAAGAAAGATTTTTGGCTTCTAACAACATTGTAAAGATTAACCAAGCTGTGCAGCTACTTCATCAGCAAAGTTGCATTCTTGCTTTTCGATTCCCTCACCCAATTCAAATCGCACATATTCAACTACTTCAATAGAGTCGCCAAGTTCTTTACCTTTTTCTGCTAAAACTTGCGCGATTGTTTTTTTGTCATCCATTACAAAGAATTGTCCAAGTAAAGTTAATCTTTGATCAAGTAAAGTTGAATCAGCTTTAAAGCGTTCAATTTGTCCAGGAAGGATTTTATCCCAAATAGCTTCAGGCTTACCTTGTGCTTTTAAGTCTGCCTTGAGTGCTTCTTCTTGCTTTGCGATAATTTCATCAGTAAGTTCTAGCTGACTAATGTATTGTGGGATTTTGTGAAGCGGCTTTCCTAAGCGTTTTAATTCTTCGTTTTCTTTTTCAAGTTCTGCAATGAGAGCGGTTTTTTCTCTCTTGATAAAATCCATATCAAAAGAATGGTAGCTAATTACTTGTGGCTTCATTGCCGCAGCGTGCATACAAAGATTTTTAGTTAGATCTGCTAGTTTAGCTACATTATCTTCTTTTTGGCATTTAAGAGCAATGATAACGCCAACACGACCATTGGAATGCACATAAGCATTGACAATTCCACTGCCTTTGGCTTCTACTTTTGCAATTCTTCTAACAACGATATTTTCACCGATTTTTGCAATTTGCGTCTTAAGATATTCTTCAAATTTTGTGCCATCTAGATTTAGAGTGTGTAATTCCTCAGCGCTAGAAACACTAGAATCTTGAATTATAGCAATAGTTTTTGCACTTAGCTCTTTAAAGCCTTCGTTTTTAGCCACAAAATCGGTTTCAGAGTTAATTTCTACCATACTTGCTTTTTTGAAATCAGGTGAAACTTGAATGCTAATACTCCCCTCAGCGGCTACTCTATCTGCCTTTTTAGCGGCTTTGCTTAAGCCTTTTTCGCGTAGGTATTCTACAGCTTTTTCTAAGTCTCCATTGGTTTCAACTAGGGCTTTTTTGCAGTCCATCATTCCTGCATCAGTCATTTCTCTTAGTTGTTTAACGAGTTGGGCACTAATTTCTGCCATTTTTTACTCCTTATTTTCAGTGTTTTCTGTGAAATCTTCTTCTTTCATTGCTTCTTCAATTACTTCTTGTTTTTCTTTTTCGCTTGCAGGTTCAGAAACTTCATTGTTTTCTGGAATCTCTCCACCCGCGATAGCTCTTCCTTCAGTAATTGCTTCTGCAATTTCTTTACAGAAAAGTTGAATAGAGCGAATTGCATCATCATTTCCAGGAATTGGGTAATCTACCATATCAGGATCGCAGTTTGTATCAAGTGGTGCTACTACAGGAATCCCAAGTCTTCTAGCTTCTGCAACAGCAATTTTTTCTTTAGCCGCATCAATTACAAAAATCATATCAGGTGCTTTTTTAAGTTGTCTTACTCCGCCAAGGTATTGAGTTAATTTCTCTTTTTTTCTTTGAATCATTAACTTTTCTTTCTTGGTTAGCAAATCAATTTGTCCGCTTGATTCCATTTCTTCAATGATTTCAAGTTTGCGAATAGATTTTCTAATAGTAGAGAAGTTAGTGAGCATACCACCAAGCCAACGATAATTAACATAAGGTGCATTTACGCTTTCTGCATATTGTTTAAGTGTTTCACTTGCTTGTTTTTTAGTTCCAACAAACATAATAGTTTTGCCTTCAGCTGCAGCATCTCTTACGATATTGTAAGTGTAGCGAAAATAACGCAAAGTCTTTTGCAAGTCAATAATGTGAATATTTTTTCTTACACCAAAAATAAATTTTTTCATTTTTGGATTCCAGCGTCTTGTTTGGTGCCCAAAATGCACACCACATTCTAAAAGATCTTTCATTGTTACCATATTTTTCTCCTATTTAATGTTTTTGGTTTTCCCTCCACGCCCCTTAACAAAGTCCAAAAATATAAGGAATTTGCAACCTCACTTAGGATTAGCGTGTGTGAGTTGATAAAAATAAAAGCCTAAAATTATAGCAGAAAAATTTTAAAAAGAGAATAATGAAAAAATATAAATTTGAATTTAAAAATTAGCAGACAATAGCCCTAGATTCAAGAGAATCTAGAGTGATTTTAGAGATTGATGAGATTTTGTTCTTGCATAGCTTGAATAATATGATCATATCCACTTAAAATTTGTTGATCACACACCACCCATTGATTAAGCCCTTCAAGCTTCATCATTTGTGAGATTTGTGGATCATTTTTGAGAGTGTTTTGCGAGAGCATCATTGATACAAAAGTATTTTTTAAATCTTCATCAAAGCCCTTAAGGGTAGTGAAATTACAATGGCAGTAATCTTCACTAGCATAAAAGCTTGAAATTTCTGGATAAGTCCCTTCTTGTAAGATTCTAGCCCAAGTCGTTGATCCAATTGCACCTGCATCAAGGATTCCTGCTTTAATGGCTTCTAATACATCAAATTCGCTTCTACCTGTATCTCCATGCTTGCCAACATCGCTATTATAACGAATAACAGACACAGCTTCATTGGAAGTTTGCAGGGTTGATAAATTTTGCGCTAGTGATTCTTGAATCTTTAAGCCCTCTTTTTGCAAATAAAAAAGAGGCATAATAGCAGCTTGTGCAGAATCTAAGCTTCCAAGTCCAAACTTTTTGCCTTTTAGGGAATGTAGATTGGATATTTTTTCTTGGCTAACAAAAATACTTTTAAATCCGATATCTGTATCGCGCATTAAAATGGCTTCAACATTATCTTTTGTGGCAAATTTAGAGCGTATGTAAGCAACATTGGTATTCCAAGCAATATCAATTTTTTTATTAATAAGCCATTCCACTTGTCTTTCATAATTGCTAAAAAGCACATAATCAAGGCGAATCTTCCCTCCAAAGTAATTATTTGCATAATCTCTAATGGTATCCCAAATAGGCACAATTTGGGGCGCATAGGCTACAGCGCCAACCAAAATATTTTTCATTTTTTATCCTTTATTTGTGATAGCATTGCCAAGCCAAATTTTTAAGACATCTAAGCTTGGTGCCATAACTTGACTAGCCATTGCATCTCTTAAGTATTGTTCTAATGGCAAATGTTTGCTATAAGCCTTACCCCCACCAAGTCGCATTGCAAGTTCGCAAATTTCCATAACAAGGTGAGTAGCATTGATTCTGCAAGCAAATACTTTCATAGGAGCATCACTTGCC from Helicobacter colisuis includes:
- a CDS encoding carboxymuconolactone decarboxylase family protein gives rise to the protein MNTLTPQAKENLQKLFGTSALPKEDLEFFTNYANFAFDEVWQKSNLKENERLLLILASLVALSAKEEFEIMLKATLKSKINPIAIKEIIYQATPYVGIAKVADALVITNKIFKQQGVKLPLESQSTTNQQNRREKGFEIQKNIFGTAIEKRYDSTPVHKKHINEFLSANCFGDYYTRKGLDLAFRELITFVYLISMGGVEPQVKAHIQGNLNMGNDKTKLIAVVTALVPYIGYPKSLNALNAIDEIAK
- a CDS encoding multidrug effflux MFS transporter, yielding MQKQTSLKGFKKFNLIIILAFMSSLAPLSTDMYLPALGEVQKSFSTNSFYTQLSLASFFIAFALGQLLYGPLSDIYGRKKPLYLGILLFILSSLACISFDSIYTFIFFRFLEALGGCAGVVIARAIVNDNFELKEAASVFALMMVISSLVPMLSPGLGSILLDYFSWKSIFAVLFGLGIFLLLLIFLGLNNIKENTASLKFNSKEIFNNYIKILKDRRFKIYVFSSSFAMATIFAYITGSSYVFIDYYGLSEKSYGILFGINAANFMIFANINARIVRRYSPYYVLPFSFTTMFGIALLLTIAGFFDLGFLVFEILLFFMIGMLGFIIPNTTTLAMARFKENSGSASAILGAIQFTLAGGISFVVSYLEANSPLPLALIITICLIIACRIYLLLNAKRIKQYKRQWGLK
- the rmuC gene encoding DNA recombination protein RmuC; the protein is MEYVVLILVVTLVALVAWVVFQKYHLGKEIWNLKTHLEALQNLEGEQRQKLEAITQSYYESLRNNTKLQGQLERMEDLQKINVEQKEKIEEMTILYQNTLAKKAEAQTQLESQTKLLNSLEQKYAQSLATLKAEFEQSIQNQSQRMLEQNKLHLMEDSKKILDSIFSPVQESLKEYKESLVANEIKLETNIKNMFAYSQEIGQNADKLAQILKGDKKIRGNFAEIQLKNVLEHSGLIEGEQYKLEAHFVHEGSGYRPDAVVYLDKQKSIIIDSKFPLPNDFSFELLDRSVCQEIAQNLKNRIDELAKKPYANFETYTYEFVLLFIPYQNILDLALSVDNGIYQYAYSKKVYLTTPHTLFMALKTIEVSWTYIESDEKVMKALGDIRNFYGKFEGIVEDFEKLKALIGKLGKQSDEMEAKMISGRGSLASRFQKLGEVEKKIGKKLLE
- the fliR gene encoding flagellar biosynthetic protein FliR, encoding MEFLAYLTEGNVINFLLLLLRFAGIIAFFPFFENQLISTQIKGIFIFWLTILFLPLVTTMPPSNLSILEFIIAGITEIMLGFLASFALQIVFGMISFGGEVISFAMGLTIANAYDPVTGAQKPIVGQLLTLLALMVVLALDYHHLFLYFVGESIKEIPLGGFLYSHNYISYIIKAFSNLFVIGLTMSFPIIALILLSDIIFGMIMKAHPQFNLLAIGFPVKIAVAFAVLIVIVPAIMIHFKKEFLSAIDALTILFQ
- a CDS encoding ABC transporter ATP-binding protein, with the translated sequence MLLEAKNLSFGYEKPIIENLNFRAKEGEIISIMGVSGSGKSTLLHLLSSFLKPQNGEVSLFDLNIYSLPQKELLALRRKKIGIIFQSHYLFLGFSAYENLQVASLLSGEKIDKSLLKLFGIEQVLDHNIGALSGGQQQRLSIARILTKKPQIIFADEPTGNLDRETAMNVMESLFAYVRSNHSLLIFVTHDPLLAHKASRSYKLENATLKTLE
- the tsf gene encoding translation elongation factor Ts, yielding MAEISAQLVKQLREMTDAGMMDCKKALVETNGDLEKAVEYLREKGLSKAAKKADRVAAEGSISIQVSPDFKKASMVEINSETDFVAKNEGFKELSAKTIAIIQDSSVSSAEELHTLNLDGTKFEEYLKTQIAKIGENIVVRRIAKVEAKGSGIVNAYVHSNGRVGVIIALKCQKEDNVAKLADLTKNLCMHAAAMKPQVISYHSFDMDFIKREKTALIAELEKENEELKRLGKPLHKIPQYISQLELTDEIIAKQEEALKADLKAQGKPEAIWDKILPGQIERFKADSTLLDQRLTLLGQFFVMDDKKTIAQVLAEKGKELGDSIEVVEYVRFELGEGIEKQECNFADEVAAQLG
- the rpsB gene encoding 30S ribosomal protein S2; this translates as MVTMKDLLECGVHFGHQTRRWNPKMKKFIFGVRKNIHIIDLQKTLRYFRYTYNIVRDAAAEGKTIMFVGTKKQASETLKQYAESVNAPYVNYRWLGGMLTNFSTIRKSIRKLEIIEEMESSGQIDLLTKKEKLMIQRKKEKLTQYLGGVRQLKKAPDMIFVIDAAKEKIAVAEARRLGIPVVAPLDTNCDPDMVDYPIPGNDDAIRSIQLFCKEIAEAITEGRAIAGGEIPENNEVSEPASEKEKQEVIEEAMKEEDFTENTENKE
- a CDS encoding phosphate/phosphite/phosphonate ABC transporter substrate-binding protein, with product MKNILVGAVAYAPQIVPIWDTIRDYANNYFGGKIRLDYVLFSNYERQVEWLINKKIDIAWNTNVAYIRSKFATKDNVEAILMRDTDIGFKSIFVSQEKISNLHSLKGKKFGLGSLDSAQAAIMPLFYLQKEGLKIQESLAQNLSTLQTSNEAVSVIRYNSDVGKHGDTGRSEFDVLEAIKAGILDAGAIGSTTWARILQEGTYPEISSFYASEDYCHCNFTTLKGFDEDLKNTFVSMMLSQNTLKNDPQISQMMKLEGLNQWVVCDQQILSGYDHIIQAMQEQNLINL